A portion of the Calothrix sp. 336/3 genome contains these proteins:
- a CDS encoding ATP-binding protein, with the protein MITPSSEWQWANQQYLVGELQRLYSLLESHTGREGSVGGESQRNFAVFDSLPPSLDCLCENLRLSDFERDILLLCAGVELDSRFASLYTEITGNPQQNYPTFSLALAVLPQPEWGAIAPQGALRRWHLLEIGEGNALTSSILRIDESILHYLAGVAHLDPRLAAIATPMKTRELVPSHRQIVEELVKTWSFTSEQEELLPILQLCGHYGSEERAIATACYQKLNFTPYRMTVESLPSDTANLNLVKCLWEREFALNRVGLVLECDNPGSLDAKQQMAIAQFLDSVNAPVIIISSERYPQKHRSLIAFDVHSPTSEEQRLLWHQALNDIGCSISHQEEQVELLVSHFNLTPVAIRAASLKAQAKLQSDSSSFHLWEICRTQARPRLDELAQRMDSTADWDDLVLPEREKNVLRDAAAQLQQRTKVYQTWGFGGKSQRGLGISALFAGASGTGKTMAAEVLAREMRLDLYRIDLSAIVSKYIGETEKNLARVFDAAEAGGVILLFDEADAIFGKRSEVKDSRDRYANMEVAYLLQRMEAYPGLSILTTNLKNSIDQAFLRRIRFIIQFPFPDVTQRAEIWRRSFPSHTPTEGLDPNKLAKLQVAGGNIRNIALNSAFIAAQAGQPIRMEHILQAAQSEYMKMERPLTDVEVKGWISS; encoded by the coding sequence GTGATTACACCCAGTAGTGAGTGGCAATGGGCAAACCAACAATATTTGGTGGGGGAATTACAGCGTTTATATTCCTTGCTGGAGTCGCACACCGGTAGGGAGGGAAGTGTCGGGGGAGAAAGTCAGAGAAATTTCGCTGTTTTTGACTCCTTACCCCCATCCCTAGACTGTTTGTGTGAAAATTTGCGACTCTCGGATTTTGAGCGAGATATTTTGCTCCTATGTGCGGGTGTGGAATTAGATTCTCGTTTTGCTTCCCTGTATACGGAAATCACAGGTAATCCCCAACAAAACTATCCAACTTTTAGCTTGGCATTGGCTGTGTTACCACAACCAGAGTGGGGAGCGATCGCCCCCCAGGGAGCTTTAAGACGTTGGCATTTACTCGAAATTGGTGAGGGAAATGCCCTAACTAGTAGTATTTTGCGAATTGATGAATCGATTTTGCATTACCTGGCTGGTGTAGCTCATTTAGATCCCAGATTAGCTGCGATTGCCACACCCATGAAAACTAGGGAACTTGTACCATCCCATCGCCAAATCGTTGAGGAATTGGTGAAAACCTGGAGTTTCACATCTGAGCAGGAGGAATTATTGCCAATTCTCCAGCTGTGTGGTCATTATGGTAGCGAAGAAAGGGCGATCGCCACTGCTTGTTACCAGAAACTTAACTTCACACCCTACAGAATGACGGTGGAATCCCTACCCAGTGATACAGCCAATTTAAACTTGGTGAAATGTCTCTGGGAGAGGGAATTTGCTCTCAATCGTGTGGGATTAGTTTTGGAGTGCGACAACCCAGGAAGCTTAGATGCTAAACAACAGATGGCGATCGCCCAATTTCTTGACAGTGTGAATGCTCCTGTAATTATCATCAGTAGTGAACGCTACCCGCAAAAACATCGTTCTCTGATTGCCTTTGATGTCCATAGTCCCACCTCAGAGGAACAGCGTCTGCTATGGCATCAAGCCTTAAATGATATTGGTTGCAGTATTTCTCACCAAGAAGAACAGGTAGAATTACTAGTTTCCCACTTTAACCTCACCCCCGTTGCCATCCGCGCCGCCAGCCTCAAAGCCCAAGCCAAGCTACAATCTGACAGTTCTTCCTTCCACCTTTGGGAAATTTGCCGCACCCAAGCGCGCCCCCGCTTAGATGAGCTAGCCCAACGTATGGATTCAACGGCTGATTGGGATGACTTGGTATTACCAGAACGGGAAAAAAACGTCTTACGGGATGCCGCCGCCCAATTGCAACAACGTACTAAGGTGTACCAAACTTGGGGTTTTGGGGGCAAAAGCCAACGAGGACTAGGTATTAGTGCTTTGTTCGCTGGGGCAAGTGGTACAGGAAAAACCATGGCAGCCGAGGTACTGGCGCGGGAAATGCGATTAGATTTATACCGCATTGACTTAAGTGCTATTGTCAGTAAATATATTGGGGAAACTGAGAAAAATCTGGCACGAGTATTTGATGCGGCAGAAGCTGGTGGAGTGATTCTCCTATTTGATGAGGCAGATGCCATTTTTGGGAAGCGTTCCGAAGTCAAAGACTCCCGCGATCGCTATGCCAATATGGAAGTTGCCTACCTACTACAACGGATGGAAGCCTATCCAGGGCTATCGATTCTCACCACCAACCTGAAAAACTCCATCGATCAAGCCTTTCTCAGACGTATCCGGTTTATCATCCAGTTTCCCTTCCCCGATGTCACCCAACGAGCAGAAATTTGGCGGCGATCGTTCCCCTCCCATACACCCACCGAGGGTTTAGATCCCAATAAACTCGCTAAGTTGCAAGTCGCAGGGGGTAATATTCGTAACATTGCCCTGAATTCTGCCTTCATCGCCGCCCAAGCAGGGCAACCCATTCGCATGGAACATATTTTACAAGCTGCCCAGAGCGAATACATGAAAATGGAACGTCCCCTGACGGATGTAGAGGTGAAAGGGTGGATTTCTTCCTAG
- a CDS encoding DUF4255 domain-containing protein, with protein MSNYLAVATVTAILQRILQAAVQSDIDGVRVTTVQPRNIGNGTPETGINLYMYQVARNPALNNADTSNFRSKGTPIKRQTALDLYYIISFYGNDTELEPQRLLGSVTRTFNDRSTITPELIEEAIRDPTYRFLADSNLAQQIQHLAIVPVDMSLDNLSKVWSVFFQAPYLLSLVYKVTVMMIDGEESLRRSLPVANRQIGGAVPFPQRPTVEQVVSSLGKLEPILADSSLSIRGQHLASHETLVKIAGFELSPSQVTDNLISLSLAHLPIDFLRAGVQGLQVVHRIPIGDATVNRGQRPVESNVAPFVLRPTIKTFTVTELQGLGEEVRSLTLSVQVDVVVGKKQRAILIMNEWSTTETVGYQFEANPRNSDVDTIDFTLTAVKPTEYLLRLQIDGAESLLTMDNDTVSPTYGWFHSPRVSID; from the coding sequence GTGAGTAATTATTTAGCTGTTGCTACGGTGACAGCAATTTTACAGAGAATCTTGCAAGCTGCTGTTCAATCTGACATTGATGGTGTTCGTGTCACAACGGTGCAACCACGAAATATTGGTAACGGAACACCGGAAACGGGTATAAATTTATATATGTACCAGGTAGCGCGAAATCCGGCTCTGAATAATGCGGATACGTCTAATTTCCGTTCCAAGGGCACACCTATCAAGCGACAAACAGCTTTAGACTTGTATTACATTATCAGTTTTTACGGCAATGATACGGAGCTAGAACCCCAAAGATTACTGGGGAGTGTGACACGCACCTTTAACGATCGCTCGACAATTACACCGGAGTTAATTGAGGAAGCTATCCGCGATCCAACCTATCGATTTTTGGCAGATTCTAATTTGGCACAGCAGATACAGCATCTGGCGATAGTCCCTGTGGATATGAGCTTGGATAATCTATCTAAAGTTTGGTCAGTATTTTTCCAAGCCCCATACCTGTTATCTTTAGTATATAAAGTTACAGTCATGATGATTGATGGGGAAGAATCATTGCGGCGATCGCTCCCAGTAGCCAATCGGCAAATTGGTGGTGCGGTTCCCTTCCCTCAACGTCCGACAGTCGAGCAAGTGGTTTCTAGTCTCGGTAAACTAGAGCCAATTTTGGCTGATAGTAGTTTATCGATTCGCGGACAACATCTGGCTAGTCATGAGACTCTCGTGAAAATTGCTGGATTTGAGCTTTCTCCCTCCCAAGTCACGGATAACTTAATTTCCCTTTCCCTCGCTCACCTCCCGATTGATTTTTTGCGCGCAGGTGTCCAAGGTTTACAGGTAGTACATCGTATTCCCATCGGTGACGCAACAGTAAACCGTGGGCAACGCCCAGTGGAATCGAATGTTGCTCCCTTTGTGCTGCGTCCTACCATCAAAACATTTACTGTGACTGAGTTGCAGGGATTGGGGGAAGAAGTGCGATCGCTCACCCTATCAGTGCAGGTGGATGTAGTAGTTGGCAAAAAACAACGTGCCATCTTGATAATGAATGAATGGTCTACTACGGAAACAGTGGGGTATCAATTTGAAGCGAACCCCCGCAACTCTGACGTTGATACCATTGACTTCACCCTCACCGCAGTCAAACCCACGGAATACCTGCTGCGCTTACAAATCGATGGTGCAGAAAGTCTGCTGACGATGGATAACGATACAGTTAGCCCCACCTATGGCTGGTTCCATTCGCCCAGGGTGAGTATCGATTGA